DNA sequence from the Nocardia sp. BMG111209 genome:
GTGGTGACCACCGCGGTCGACCTGATCCGCGCCGGCACGCTGCCGCACGCGATCACCGTCTCCCTGCAGCGGGCACTGATCGGCTTCCTCATCGGGGCGGTGATCGGCGTCGCGCTGGCGGTGGTGGCGGGCCTGAGCCTGTTCGGCGAATACCTCGTCGACCCGCCGATGCAGATGCTGCGCACGCTGCCGTTCTACGGGCTGATCCCGCTGCTGATCCTGTGGTTCGGCATCGGCGAGCTGCCCAAGATCGTGCTCGTCGCGTTCGGTGCGGCGATTCCGTTGTACCTCAACACCTTCGCCGGAATCCGCAGCGTGGACGGGAAATTGGCCGAAGTGGCCCGGGTGCAGCAGTTGTCGCGGGCCGGCCTGATCCGGCACATCGTGCTGCCCGGCGCCCTGCCGCAGGCCCTGGTCGGGTTGCGGCAGTCGCTCGGTATCGCCTGGCTGGCGCTGATCGTCGCCGAACAGGTGAATGCCGATGCGGGCGTGGGCTTCATGATCAACGATGCCCGGGAATTCCTGCGCACCGACATCATCGTCGTCGGCCTGCTCGTCTACAGCCTGCTCGGACTGCTCACGGACGCGATCGTCCGGCTGATCGAAAGGAAGGCGCTGGTATGGCGACGCGGTTTGCTGGGGAACTGAAGGCGGACAGCGATTTTCGCCCGGCCGATACCGCCGCGGCCGATCCGGTCGTGGCCCGCGTGGCCGGGCTCACCAAGGCGTTCGGCGACCGCACCGTGCTGGACGGGATCGATCTGCGGATCGAGCGCGGCGAATTCGTGGCACTGCTCGGACGCAGCGGCAGCGGTAAATCGACGCTGCTGCGCGCCCTGGCCGGACTGGACCACGAGCACGGCGGCGAACTGACCGTCGGCGGCGATGTGGCCGTCGCCTTCCAGGAGCCGCGACTGGTGCCGTGGAAGCGGGTGCGCGCCAACCTGACTCTGGGTCTGCGTGGTCGCGATCCGAAGGCCGCCGCCGATGCGGCACTGGCCGAGGTCGGCCTGTCCGATCACGCCGACGCCTGGCCGCTGACGCTCTCCGGCGGCGAGGCCCAGCGCGCCGCACTGGCCCGCGCCCTGGTGCGCGATCCGGACCTGCTGCTGCTCGACGAGCCGTTCAGCGCGCTGGATGCGCTGACCCGCATCACGATTCACACGCTGGTGCTCGAACTGTGGGCCAAGCACCGGCCCGGCGTCCTGCTGGTCACCCACGACGTCGACGAGGCGCTGCTGCTGGCCGACCGCGCCCTGGTACTGGCCGACGGCCGGCTCGCGCGCGAGATCCGCGTCGACCTGCCCCGCCCGCGCCGGCGCGACCACCCACGCTTCACCACACTGCGCGGAGAACTGCTCCGCGAACTCGGCGTTGCCACAGATGAAGACGCCGTCCGAGAAGAATCCGAAGAAGGAAACGCATGATCACCCGCCGCTTGTTCGCCGCCCTGGCACTCACCGCCATCGTGGCGACCGGCTGTTCCTCGAACGATGCGAAGGACGCCGCGGTCGGCTCGGACGGCGCCGTCGACCTCACCAAGGTGACCCTGAACCTGGGCGACCAGAAGGGCACCGGGCTGCAGGCCCTGCTGGACGCCGCCGGCGAATTGAAGAACACGCCGTACCACATCTCCTGGTCGCAATACACCTCCGGACCGCCGATGCTGGAGGCGATCAATTCCGGCGCCGTCGATTTCGGCGGGGTGGGCAACGCCCCGCCGGTGTTCGCGGCCGCGGCGAATTCGGATAT
Encoded proteins:
- a CDS encoding ABC transporter permease subunit, which produces MVLIVLWQLLSSTGVLPPKLLASPSTVVTTAVDLIRAGTLPHAITVSLQRALIGFLIGAVIGVALAVVAGLSLFGEYLVDPPMQMLRTLPFYGLIPLLILWFGIGELPKIVLVAFGAAIPLYLNTFAGIRSVDGKLAEVARVQQLSRAGLIRHIVLPGALPQALVGLRQSLGIAWLALIVAEQVNADAGVGFMINDAREFLRTDIIVVGLLVYSLLGLLTDAIVRLIERKALVWRRGLLGN
- a CDS encoding ABC transporter ATP-binding protein; the encoded protein is MATRFAGELKADSDFRPADTAAADPVVARVAGLTKAFGDRTVLDGIDLRIERGEFVALLGRSGSGKSTLLRALAGLDHEHGGELTVGGDVAVAFQEPRLVPWKRVRANLTLGLRGRDPKAAADAALAEVGLSDHADAWPLTLSGGEAQRAALARALVRDPDLLLLDEPFSALDALTRITIHTLVLELWAKHRPGVLLVTHDVDEALLLADRALVLADGRLAREIRVDLPRPRRRDHPRFTTLRGELLRELGVATDEDAVREESEEGNA